One Halobaculum roseum DNA segment encodes these proteins:
- a CDS encoding molybdopterin-dependent oxidoreductase, translating into MSTEPVSLDLDRRSFMKASALAGAVALGGGGAGQALAQSDGEEEDGTDTDHTELTKTICNYCSVGCGFHGERKGNAFVGQEPWEDHPVNNGSLCSKGAGIYETEHSEKRLKSPMRRVDGGWEKLSWDEAYTTVADELTRIKDEYGADSTMWLGSAHHSNEESYAFRKLASLFGTNNCDHQARICHSTTVAGLANTWGYGAMTNSINDYRNFDMNLIIGQNPAEAHPIAMQHILEGQKRGGKIVVVEPRFTKTAAHADYFYRLRPGTDVALMMGVVKQLRDRGELDDEMIDERVQAWPDVEDDLDDYDIETVSDITWLSTDEIEELTDLVAEHSPKMQIEWAMGGTQHNNGTQNIRSYAMLSLGSGSAAQSGGGLQVMRGHANVQGATDLAVASHILPGYYSVGSPGSWQWWCDVWSRTPQTSGTITFDELYQEYDEMPPEKYVRQSTNTENADEIDESFPAENSMMFQKGLTVARWFDAALPQEDRLNETPIYQPNELKAAIVWGHSLNSISEMEKQRKAIENLDLLVVVDVFPSVASVLADVDESDTEVVLLAASSQYEHYRSLTNSHRATQWSEPVRPPGHNSRPDLQIMQELAGHLGMGEHFDWGSGPALYNGKSTYESVIREFNLGMRTIGYCQDPARLQQHLEYDYAFSTEDTKAHAPGTPVDGEYWMLPWPCWGEGHPGTPILWNDDMDPRDGGQDFRTRWGTQAPTPEEWDGMATDEPYPMQTTYDQQGEEGLSLLRDSYDPDWWNGTIEGVPQYPGFATTMPDDASNADALTVPYEYALREDTSVADAAEAMNQKYDWADYDMDFYGQFDNPQPDAPTGRGRARGVVWSFLDTTPVHREPIESPRPDLVEQWPANGQQRNFYRLDQNNSTTQQESMQRLTDAGAFEEQSGNGEWTILTSGRQVEHQGGGSETRSNKHTADLQPHMYVEINPDMAERLDIDGGELVVASTTDRGSILLKARVTHRPNDSETFFPFHWGGMFKGESLEERYPEGTVPYAIGESVNAITSRGYDVETQMQETKASMVRIQKATPEVVEELSMRPVEEDGLSENVVDIESYEFPQDRDGFGRQKDFDVRDNSTVQ; encoded by the coding sequence ATGAGCACGGAACCGGTCTCACTGGACCTAGACAGACGGTCGTTCATGAAGGCGAGCGCGTTGGCCGGCGCGGTCGCCCTCGGTGGCGGCGGCGCGGGGCAAGCGCTGGCGCAGAGCGACGGCGAGGAAGAGGACGGAACGGACACGGATCACACGGAGCTGACGAAGACGATCTGCAACTACTGCTCGGTCGGGTGCGGCTTCCACGGCGAGCGGAAGGGCAACGCGTTCGTCGGCCAGGAGCCCTGGGAGGACCACCCGGTGAACAACGGGTCGCTCTGCTCGAAGGGCGCGGGCATCTACGAGACGGAGCACTCCGAGAAGCGGCTGAAGTCGCCGATGCGGCGGGTCGACGGCGGCTGGGAGAAGCTCTCGTGGGACGAGGCGTACACCACGGTCGCCGACGAGCTGACCCGGATCAAAGACGAGTACGGCGCCGACAGCACGATGTGGCTCGGGAGCGCGCACCACTCCAACGAGGAGTCGTACGCGTTCCGGAAGCTGGCGTCGCTGTTCGGGACGAACAACTGCGACCACCAGGCGCGCATCTGCCACTCGACGACGGTCGCCGGCCTCGCGAACACGTGGGGCTACGGGGCGATGACCAACTCGATCAACGACTATCGAAACTTCGATATGAACTTGATCATCGGTCAGAACCCGGCCGAGGCCCACCCGATCGCGATGCAGCACATCCTCGAGGGGCAGAAGCGCGGCGGGAAGATCGTCGTCGTCGAGCCGCGGTTCACGAAGACCGCGGCCCACGCCGACTACTTCTACCGCCTGCGCCCCGGCACCGACGTGGCCCTCATGATGGGGGTCGTCAAGCAGCTCCGCGACCGCGGGGAGCTGGACGACGAGATGATCGACGAGCGCGTGCAGGCGTGGCCCGACGTCGAGGACGACCTCGACGACTACGACATCGAGACGGTGTCGGACATCACGTGGCTCTCGACCGACGAGATCGAGGAGCTGACCGACCTGGTCGCCGAGCACAGCCCCAAGATGCAGATCGAGTGGGCGATGGGCGGGACCCAGCACAACAACGGGACCCAGAACATCCGCTCGTACGCGATGCTCTCGCTCGGCTCGGGCTCCGCGGCCCAGTCGGGCGGCGGCCTGCAGGTCATGCGCGGTCACGCGAACGTGCAGGGGGCGACCGACCTCGCGGTCGCGAGCCACATCCTGCCGGGCTACTACTCGGTCGGCTCGCCCGGCTCGTGGCAGTGGTGGTGCGACGTGTGGTCGCGCACGCCACAGACCTCGGGGACGATCACCTTCGACGAGCTGTATCAGGAGTACGACGAGATGCCGCCGGAGAAGTACGTCCGGCAGTCGACGAACACCGAGAACGCCGACGAGATCGACGAGTCGTTCCCGGCGGAGAACTCGATGATGTTCCAGAAGGGCCTGACGGTGGCCCGCTGGTTCGACGCCGCGCTCCCGCAGGAGGACCGGCTCAACGAGACGCCGATCTACCAGCCGAACGAGCTGAAGGCGGCGATCGTGTGGGGCCACTCGCTGAACTCCATCTCCGAGATGGAGAAACAGCGCAAGGCGATCGAGAACCTCGACCTGCTGGTCGTCGTGGACGTGTTCCCGTCGGTGGCGTCGGTGCTGGCCGACGTGGACGAGTCCGACACGGAGGTCGTGCTGCTCGCGGCCTCCAGCCAGTACGAGCACTACCGCTCGCTGACGAACTCCCACCGCGCGACCCAGTGGTCGGAGCCGGTTCGCCCGCCGGGACACAACTCCCGTCCCGACCTACAGATCATGCAGGAACTGGCGGGACACCTCGGCATGGGCGAGCACTTCGACTGGGGGTCGGGTCCGGCGCTGTACAACGGCAAGTCGACGTACGAGTCCGTCATCCGGGAGTTCAACCTCGGGATGCGGACCATCGGTTACTGCCAGGACCCGGCGCGCCTCCAGCAACACCTGGAGTACGACTACGCCTTCTCCACCGAGGACACGAAGGCGCACGCGCCCGGCACGCCCGTCGACGGGGAGTACTGGATGCTCCCGTGGCCGTGCTGGGGCGAGGGACACCCGGGGACGCCGATCCTCTGGAACGACGACATGGACCCCCGCGACGGGGGCCAGGACTTCCGCACCCGGTGGGGCACGCAGGCGCCCACGCCCGAGGAGTGGGACGGGATGGCGACCGACGAGCCGTACCCGATGCAGACGACGTACGACCAACAGGGCGAGGAGGGGCTCAGCCTGCTGCGTGACTCCTACGATCCCGACTGGTGGAACGGCACGATCGAGGGCGTCCCGCAGTACCCCGGCTTCGCGACGACGATGCCGGACGACGCGTCCAACGCGGACGCGCTGACGGTCCCCTACGAGTACGCGCTCCGGGAGGACACCTCCGTCGCCGACGCCGCCGAGGCGATGAACCAGAAGTACGACTGGGCCGACTACGACATGGACTTCTACGGCCAGTTCGACAACCCGCAGCCGGACGCGCCGACCGGGCGTGGCCGCGCCCGGGGGGTCGTCTGGAGCTTCCTGGACACGACGCCCGTCCACCGCGAGCCCATCGAGAGCCCGCGGCCGGACCTGGTCGAGCAGTGGCCCGCCAACGGCCAGCAGCGGAACTTCTACCGCCTCGACCAGAACAACAGCACGACACAGCAGGAGTCCATGCAGCGGCTCACGGACGCCGGCGCGTTCGAGGAGCAGTCGGGCAACGGCGAGTGGACGATCCTCACGAGCGGCCGCCAGGTCGAACACCAGGGCGGCGGCTCCGAGACGCGCTCGAACAAGCACACCGCCGACCTCCAGCCGCACATGTACGTGGAGATCAACCCGGACATGGCCGAGCGGCTGGACATCGACGGCGGCGAGCTCGTCGTCGCCTCGACGACCGACCGCGGCTCGATCCTGCTGAAGGCGCGCGTCACGCACCGTCCGAACGACAGCGAGACGTTCTTCCCGTTCCACTGGGGCGGGATGTTCAAGGGCGAGTCGCTGGAGGAGCGCTACCCCGAGGGCACGGTGCCGTACGCCATCGGGGAGTCGGTGAACGCGATCACCTCCCGCGGCTACGACGTGGAGACGCAGATGCAGGAGACGAAGGCGTCGATGGTACGGATCCAGAAGGCGACGCCGGAGGTCGTCGAGGAGCTGTCGATGCGGCCCGTCGAGGAGGACGGCCTCTCGGAGAACGTCGTCGACATCGAGTCGTACGAGTTCCCGCAGGACCGCGACGGCTTCGGCCGGCAGAAGGACTTCGACGTCCGCGACAACAGCACGGTTCAGTGA
- a CDS encoding hydrogenase iron-sulfur subunit — protein MNVGAFVCSCGGTCDVDLESVRDGVRDVDVVASSEQLCRDALPAVDGLIDEYDLDQLIVGACDDGCKATFDDLVERNGLHPDAAAYVDHRERAGWVHERDDATDKTARLFNARRTGLEYEAATRTVSREAGERVVVVGDAETAAALADSAEVTLLADGAEYADGRRDDDSDADLSDVDIERGRIVGVEGGFGEFEVRVEARVTEDCISCMKCVKEGPDGMVTRRPVDIHPDAPDGEWADCCPTDAIDLSGVTRTVEADQVVDPAGTSTARGGRIGYYTGPVDAATIASVESLLGGVSKPKYLDLDMDVCAAGDSGQQGCTACVDACPHDAVDRPAVDEVEFDLTACENCGACTSSCPTGATSLREPSNERIAREVEALLSRETDEGGIWPFTGGDDGIEAPVVAFTCDERAAAALDEYGRRAAAGEDITYPPVLPVEVNCTDTVGEGHVMHALAAGAAGVAVVGCGGDCLHSGPDPKAELVERLNRATRDLGLGERVAFFAPDPREPDEFVEELSSFTELTLDPTPVPEGEHRSTGVVREDKPNPAFNSHDWTLESVRRILEFAEPERETVRGLKDFGVMSVNDACNLTPTCSTLCPTDAIRRTEDGNLQFNHEDCVNCGLCEEGCPETAITMEQGLDLGRLPENRTAGEGAVADDDPRWETVHDGEMLECVRCGDPFTSAASAEHIQSEVGDLVEGIAPDSDHSVFEYCGDCRAQLLFDNR, from the coding sequence ATGAACGTCGGGGCATTCGTCTGTTCGTGCGGGGGGACCTGCGACGTGGACCTGGAGTCGGTCCGCGACGGGGTCCGCGACGTCGACGTGGTCGCGTCCTCCGAGCAGCTGTGCCGGGACGCGCTGCCCGCCGTCGACGGGCTGATCGACGAGTACGACCTCGACCAGCTGATCGTCGGCGCCTGCGACGACGGCTGTAAGGCGACGTTCGACGACCTCGTCGAGCGCAACGGGCTCCACCCGGACGCGGCAGCCTACGTCGACCACCGCGAGCGGGCCGGCTGGGTCCACGAGCGCGACGACGCCACCGACAAGACCGCGCGGCTGTTCAACGCGCGCCGCACCGGCCTGGAGTACGAGGCCGCCACGCGCACCGTCTCCCGGGAGGCCGGCGAGCGCGTCGTCGTGGTCGGCGACGCCGAGACCGCGGCCGCGCTCGCCGATTCCGCCGAGGTGACACTTCTGGCGGACGGCGCGGAGTACGCCGACGGTCGTCGCGACGACGACTCCGACGCGGATCTCTCGGACGTGGACATCGAGCGCGGCCGGATCGTCGGCGTCGAGGGCGGGTTCGGCGAGTTCGAGGTACGGGTCGAGGCCCGCGTCACCGAGGACTGCATCTCCTGTATGAAGTGCGTGAAGGAGGGCCCCGACGGGATGGTGACGCGCCGCCCCGTCGACATTCACCCGGACGCGCCCGACGGCGAGTGGGCCGACTGCTGCCCCACCGACGCGATCGACCTGTCGGGCGTCACGCGCACCGTCGAGGCCGACCAGGTCGTCGACCCCGCGGGCACGTCGACCGCCCGCGGCGGCCGGATCGGCTACTACACTGGCCCCGTCGACGCCGCCACGATCGCCTCCGTCGAGTCGCTGCTGGGAGGCGTCTCGAAACCGAAATATCTGGACCTCGACATGGACGTGTGCGCCGCGGGCGACTCCGGCCAGCAGGGGTGTACCGCCTGCGTCGACGCCTGCCCGCACGACGCCGTCGATCGGCCCGCCGTCGACGAGGTGGAGTTCGACCTGACCGCCTGCGAGAACTGCGGCGCGTGCACCTCGTCGTGCCCGACGGGCGCGACATCGCTGCGGGAGCCGTCGAACGAGCGGATCGCCCGCGAGGTCGAGGCGCTGCTCAGCCGCGAGACCGACGAGGGCGGCATCTGGCCGTTCACCGGCGGCGACGACGGCATCGAGGCGCCCGTCGTCGCGTTCACCTGCGACGAGCGCGCCGCCGCGGCGCTCGACGAGTACGGCCGCCGCGCGGCCGCCGGCGAGGACATCACCTACCCGCCGGTGCTCCCCGTCGAGGTGAACTGCACCGACACCGTCGGCGAGGGGCACGTCATGCACGCGCTGGCGGCCGGCGCCGCCGGCGTCGCGGTCGTGGGCTGCGGCGGCGACTGCCTCCACTCCGGTCCGGACCCGAAGGCGGAACTCGTCGAGCGGCTCAACCGAGCGACGCGGGATCTGGGCCTGGGCGAACGCGTCGCGTTCTTCGCGCCCGACCCCCGCGAGCCCGACGAGTTCGTCGAGGAACTGAGCAGCTTCACGGAACTGACGCTGGACCCGACGCCCGTGCCGGAGGGCGAGCACCGCTCGACGGGCGTCGTCCGCGAGGACAAGCCCAATCCCGCGTTCAATAGCCACGACTGGACGCTCGAATCGGTCCGCCGTATCCTCGAGTTCGCCGAGCCCGAGCGCGAGACGGTTCGCGGGCTGAAGGACTTCGGCGTGATGTCCGTGAACGACGCCTGCAACCTCACGCCGACGTGTTCGACGCTGTGTCCGACCGACGCGATCCGCCGGACGGAGGACGGCAACCTCCAGTTCAACCACGAGGACTGCGTCAACTGCGGGCTCTGTGAGGAGGGCTGCCCCGAGACGGCGATCACGATGGAACAAGGGCTCGACCTCGGGCGCCTGCCCGAGAACCGAACGGCCGGCGAGGGCGCCGTCGCCGACGACGACCCGCGCTGGGAGACCGTCCACGACGGCGAGATGCTGGAGTGCGTCCGCTGTGGCGACCCGTTCACCTCGGCGGCCTCCGCCGAGCACATCCAGTCGGAGGTCGGCGACCTCGTCGAGGGGATCGCGCCCGATTCCGACCACAGCGTCTTCGAGTACTGCGGCGACTGCCGCGCGCAGTTGCTGTTCGACAACCGGTAA
- a CDS encoding TorD/DmsD family molecular chaperone, which produces MSTDELAVYDARIELIDFCIEVFHDAPTEEFLSHLLSGDMRTPEDSVNEHLDAGFEHVRAFVDAHEGDDVSELHSDLRRTYTEVFVGPRPPVLLHETNYRDDTEFIGEGLAEVEASYGAAGWTPPEEYPEENDFVAVELAFLRWLVTKQREGRDETFGYERVFLDNHLMTWVDDAADDIREETDEPLFLAAAEILAGLVEFEDEIVAQMV; this is translated from the coding sequence ATGAGCACCGACGAACTCGCCGTCTACGACGCCCGGATCGAGCTGATCGACTTCTGCATCGAGGTGTTCCACGACGCCCCGACCGAGGAGTTCCTCTCGCATCTCCTCTCGGGCGACATGCGCACCCCGGAGGACAGCGTCAACGAGCACCTCGACGCCGGGTTCGAGCACGTCCGGGCGTTCGTCGACGCCCACGAGGGCGACGACGTGTCCGAGCTGCACAGCGACCTGCGGCGGACGTACACGGAGGTGTTCGTCGGCCCGCGCCCGCCGGTCCTGCTGCACGAGACGAACTACCGCGACGACACGGAGTTCATCGGCGAGGGGCTCGCGGAGGTGGAGGCCAGCTACGGCGCGGCCGGCTGGACGCCCCCCGAGGAGTATCCCGAGGAGAACGACTTCGTCGCCGTCGAGCTGGCGTTCCTCCGGTGGCTCGTGACCAAGCAGCGCGAGGGGAGGGACGAGACGTTCGGCTACGAGCGCGTGTTCCTCGACAACCACCTCATGACGTGGGTCGACGACGCCGCCGACGACATCCGCGAGGAGACGGACGAGCCCCTGTTCCTGGCGGCCGCGGAGATCCTGGCGGGCCTCGTCGAGTTCGAGGACGAGATCGTCGCGCAGATGGTGTGA
- a CDS encoding DUF7405 family protein — MPSRRSMLGRLAVAAGIGVAGCTTGAPPGLPLDSNPHSVPSRQFAQRDVLRRDADGNPLQARHRRVLLLDLKREPSREAAETVERALRTVEAAYDWAPDGLFHALAWGSTYFDDNGALGRVPIEHPEVLTRTDDEELQRFDAMLVLESDVPSHLPAAESALFGSREEVNGEPVDHTLADVFRRRDRRTGFLGEGLPAEHVDVEGLEADAPMFSGFFSGREGSQASEDRVAIDDGPLAGGTTAHLSHITFDLPQWFSLDEASRVEKMFSPGFSTEDVADLGTDVPFADAVREHAREHGSVGHHEKVARVRRDGEPIVLRRDFNTVDDGRTGVHFLSYQRELAHFRRTRKSMNGWYLRDDHPDITDRENNGILEFITTQSRANFVVPPREKRAFPLTIT, encoded by the coding sequence ATGCCGTCTCGCCGGAGCATGCTGGGGAGGCTCGCGGTCGCGGCCGGGATCGGCGTCGCCGGCTGCACCACCGGCGCGCCGCCCGGGCTCCCGCTCGACTCCAACCCGCACTCGGTGCCGAGCAGACAGTTCGCCCAGCGCGACGTGCTCCGGCGCGACGCCGACGGCAACCCGCTGCAGGCGCGCCACCGACGCGTCCTCCTGTTGGACCTGAAGCGCGAACCCTCACGTGAGGCCGCCGAGACCGTCGAGCGCGCCCTCCGGACGGTGGAGGCCGCGTACGACTGGGCGCCGGACGGGCTGTTTCACGCCCTCGCGTGGGGGTCGACGTACTTCGACGACAACGGCGCGCTCGGACGCGTCCCCATCGAGCACCCGGAGGTTCTCACCCGGACCGACGACGAGGAACTCCAGCGTTTCGACGCGATGCTCGTGCTGGAGTCGGACGTGCCCTCACATCTCCCGGCCGCCGAGAGCGCGCTGTTCGGCTCGCGCGAGGAGGTGAACGGGGAGCCGGTCGACCACACGCTGGCGGACGTGTTCCGCCGTCGCGACCGCCGGACGGGCTTCCTCGGCGAGGGGCTGCCCGCCGAGCACGTCGACGTGGAGGGGCTGGAGGCGGACGCGCCGATGTTCTCGGGGTTCTTCTCCGGACGCGAGGGGAGCCAGGCGAGCGAGGACCGCGTCGCCATCGACGACGGCCCGCTGGCCGGCGGCACCACCGCGCACCTCTCGCACATCACCTTCGACCTCCCGCAGTGGTTCTCCCTCGACGAGGCGAGCCGGGTCGAGAAGATGTTCTCGCCGGGGTTCTCGACCGAGGACGTGGCCGACCTCGGGACGGACGTGCCGTTCGCCGACGCGGTGCGCGAGCACGCACGGGAACACGGCAGCGTCGGCCACCACGAGAAGGTCGCGCGGGTCCGCCGGGACGGCGAGCCGATCGTGCTCCGGCGGGACTTCAACACCGTCGACGACGGCCGGACCGGGGTTCACTTCCTCAGCTACCAGCGCGAGCTCGCGCACTTCCGGCGGACGCGCAAGTCGATGAACGGCTGGTACCTCCGCGACGACCACCCGGACATCACCGACCGCGAGAACAACGGCATCCTCGAGTTCATCACCACGCAGTCGCGGGCGAACTTCGTCGTGCCGCCCCGAGAAAAGCGTGCGTTCCCCCTGACGATCACCTGA
- a CDS encoding DUF7124 domain-containing protein, protein MPDKIDLDELDVQPDDDERPNRGDWFWGNDAEDAEPTDGDEEAGDGDDGSAGADDGAGSDDDASAPATGSDADGTDASDADGADGWRSGAARAEELGADEPDPVEYDDDLGADSSSTPRVPYADDDKPVGIPREGGGGGGVSADARDEETQEQPEATGPHGETKSEMTMALSYRAMRSLSNLHAALADAETWTDYVGIVGDVDAHVINKFQRDNRLDLDFFNGTGTGPGERLEEVGPNSMFYADRMVLVGVESAGERAWAERAGWEFVPLSEAAEASGWEVDSEEGEDEDTQSDAGDDGDDAEDDASGDADDEN, encoded by the coding sequence ATGCCCGACAAGATTGATCTCGACGAACTCGACGTACAGCCCGACGACGACGAGCGACCCAACCGCGGCGACTGGTTCTGGGGGAACGACGCCGAGGACGCCGAGCCGACCGACGGCGACGAGGAGGCGGGCGACGGAGACGACGGGTCGGCCGGCGCGGACGACGGAGCCGGCAGCGACGACGACGCGTCGGCGCCAGCGACCGGTTCGGACGCCGACGGCACGGACGCGAGCGACGCCGACGGCGCCGACGGCTGGCGCTCGGGTGCCGCCCGGGCGGAGGAATTGGGCGCCGACGAGCCCGACCCCGTCGAGTACGACGACGACCTCGGCGCGGACTCGTCGTCGACGCCGCGGGTGCCGTACGCGGACGACGACAAGCCCGTCGGCATCCCCCGCGAGGGCGGGGGCGGGGGCGGCGTCTCGGCGGACGCGCGCGACGAGGAGACCCAGGAACAGCCCGAGGCGACGGGTCCCCACGGCGAGACGAAAAGCGAGATGACGATGGCGCTGTCGTACCGGGCGATGCGCTCGCTGTCGAACCTCCACGCCGCGCTCGCGGACGCCGAGACGTGGACCGACTACGTCGGGATCGTCGGCGACGTGGACGCCCACGTGATCAACAAGTTCCAGCGCGACAACCGGCTGGACCTCGACTTCTTCAACGGCACCGGGACCGGCCCGGGCGAGCGGCTGGAGGAGGTCGGCCCGAACTCGATGTTCTACGCCGACCGGATGGTGCTCGTCGGCGTCGAGTCGGCGGGCGAGCGCGCGTGGGCCGAGCGCGCCGGCTGGGAGTTCGTCCCGCTCTCGGAGGCCGCCGAGGCGTCGGGGTGGGAGGTCGATAGCGAGGAGGGAGAAGACGAGGACACCCAGAGCGATGCTGGTGACGACGGCGATGACGCCGAGGACGACGCCTCCGGCGACGCTGACGACGAGAACTGA
- a CDS encoding aldehyde ferredoxin oxidoreductase family protein, protein MERTRVLRVDLSAGTVAFETVPEQRRRRYLGGKGLGARYLYDELDAGADPRGPENRLGFMLGPLSGALPGESRYAAVTKSPLTGAFLDSYSGGTFPDRLAGSLPDCLGVLVTGAADEPTALVVGDGDPRLEPAGDLSGADTVATAEAYPDAAVACVGPAGEREVAYATIASDAGDHHAGRGGAGAVMGSKNLKAVVARGDPPAVPDDLADLHAEYADAFADADAGKWQTAGETLESIDFAAEVGVLPANGWRDTANEVDGIGIEAAEAAAAEREYPEDDVPGGFRVETDDGETVPRGAAPMTLGAGLGMDDFDAVAALGEACDRLGVDVITAGNAVAWAVRADQVDFGFGDEDGARRLIERIARRSDGDDLADALAEGVDAAADRYGGDDYVPTVKSMELPAYDPRGALGMALAYATADRGGCHRRARPIEEEVFREDWDTARRVEAVVGAQNARATLWSLVVDDFAGETLWDDLGAEWLDALGVPHDDLRRVGDRVWTLVRLFNAREGFDREADTLPPQFGDPLPEGDAPAAGRAVDGEAFERLLDAYYAARGWDDRGIPTAERCRALDLPTDAPVRSADRTRADD, encoded by the coding sequence ATGGAACGGACCCGGGTTCTCCGCGTCGACCTCTCGGCGGGGACCGTCGCGTTCGAGACGGTCCCCGAGCAGCGGCGCCGCCGCTACCTCGGCGGGAAGGGCCTCGGCGCCCGGTATCTGTACGACGAACTGGACGCGGGCGCGGACCCCCGCGGCCCCGAGAACCGCCTCGGGTTCATGCTCGGGCCGCTGTCGGGGGCGCTCCCGGGCGAGTCGCGCTACGCCGCGGTGACGAAGTCGCCGCTGACGGGCGCGTTCCTCGACTCCTACTCCGGCGGGACCTTTCCCGACCGGCTCGCGGGGTCGCTGCCCGACTGCCTCGGCGTGCTCGTGACGGGCGCGGCCGACGAGCCGACGGCGCTGGTCGTCGGCGACGGCGACCCGCGGCTGGAGCCCGCGGGCGACCTCTCGGGCGCGGACACGGTCGCCACCGCGGAGGCGTACCCGGACGCGGCGGTCGCGTGCGTCGGCCCCGCCGGCGAGCGCGAGGTCGCGTACGCGACGATCGCCTCCGACGCCGGCGACCACCACGCGGGCCGCGGCGGCGCCGGCGCGGTGATGGGATCGAAGAACCTGAAGGCGGTCGTCGCCCGCGGCGACCCGCCGGCGGTGCCCGACGATCTCGCCGACCTCCACGCGGAGTACGCCGACGCCTTCGCCGACGCCGACGCCGGCAAGTGGCAGACGGCGGGGGAGACGCTGGAGTCGATCGACTTCGCCGCCGAGGTGGGCGTGTTGCCCGCGAACGGCTGGCGCGACACCGCAAACGAGGTCGACGGCATCGGGATCGAGGCGGCCGAGGCCGCAGCGGCCGAGCGTGAGTACCCCGAGGACGACGTGCCCGGCGGCTTCCGGGTCGAGACCGACGACGGCGAGACGGTTCCCCGCGGCGCGGCGCCGATGACGCTCGGTGCCGGGCTGGGGATGGACGACTTCGACGCGGTCGCGGCGCTCGGGGAGGCCTGTGACCGCCTCGGCGTCGACGTGATCACCGCCGGCAACGCCGTCGCGTGGGCGGTCAGAGCCGACCAGGTCGACTTCGGTTTCGGCGACGAGGACGGCGCCCGGCGCCTGATCGAGCGGATCGCTCGACGAAGCGACGGCGACGACCTCGCGGACGCGCTCGCGGAGGGCGTCGACGCCGCCGCCGACCGCTACGGCGGCGACGACTACGTGCCGACGGTGAAGTCGATGGAGCTGCCCGCCTACGACCCCCGCGGCGCGCTCGGGATGGCGCTGGCGTACGCGACCGCCGACCGCGGCGGCTGCCACCGCCGCGCGCGCCCCATCGAGGAGGAGGTGTTCCGCGAGGACTGGGACACCGCCCGGCGCGTCGAGGCGGTCGTGGGCGCGCAGAACGCCCGCGCGACGCTGTGGAGCCTCGTCGTCGACGACTTCGCCGGCGAGACGCTGTGGGACGATCTGGGCGCCGAGTGGCTCGACGCGCTCGGCGTCCCGCACGACGACCTCCGGCGCGTCGGCGACCGGGTGTGGACGCTCGTGCGGCTGTTCAACGCCCGCGAGGGGTTCGACCGCGAGGCCGACACGCTCCCCCCGCAGTTCGGCGACCCGCTCCCGGAGGGCGACGCGCCCGCCGCCGGCCGCGCCGTCGACGGCGAGGCGTTCGAGCGCCTGCTCGACGCCTACTACGCCGCCCGCGGGTGGGACGACCGGGGGATCCCGACGGCCGAACGCTGTCGCGCGCTGGACCTCCCGACCGACGCCCCCGTCCGATCCGCCGACCGCACGCGAGCCGACGACTGA
- the mobA gene encoding molybdenum cofactor guanylyltransferase — MTRYAAIVAGGRSTRFGDRDKAVADLAGVPMVRRVADRLSDIADRLVVNCRPDQREAIGAALDGYPLPVRYAEDPTPDQGPMAGIRTALRGVEGWGDADAAAFVVACDMPFVDPRFVAALFDRLDGHDAVVPRVNDEWFQTTHAVYRAGPMAEACEAALERGDRKIVAPLLDLDHVVVGADELTALGVDDRTFENLNTREEFEAAAEAFE, encoded by the coding sequence ATGACCCGGTACGCGGCGATCGTCGCCGGCGGACGCTCGACACGGTTCGGAGACCGCGACAAGGCCGTCGCCGACCTCGCGGGCGTCCCGATGGTCCGGCGGGTGGCCGACCGGCTCTCGGACATCGCCGACCGCCTCGTCGTCAACTGTCGCCCCGACCAGCGCGAGGCCATCGGGGCGGCGCTGGACGGCTACCCGCTCCCCGTCCGCTACGCCGAGGACCCCACGCCCGACCAAGGGCCGATGGCGGGCATCCGCACGGCCCTCCGCGGCGTCGAGGGGTGGGGCGACGCCGACGCGGCGGCGTTCGTCGTCGCCTGCGACATGCCGTTCGTCGACCCGCGGTTCGTGGCGGCGCTGTTCGACCGGCTCGACGGCCACGACGCGGTCGTCCCGCGCGTCAACGACGAGTGGTTCCAGACGACCCACGCGGTGTACCGTGCCGGCCCGATGGCGGAGGCCTGCGAGGCCGCCCTGGAACGGGGCGACCGAAAGATCGTCGCGCCCCTGCTCGATCTGGACCACGTGGTCGTCGGCGCCGACGAACTGACCGCCCTCGGGGTCGACGACCGGACCTTCGAGAACCTCAACACGCGCGAGGAGTTCGAGGCGGCCGCGGAGGCGTTCGAGTGA